From a single Apium graveolens cultivar Ventura chromosome 2, ASM990537v1, whole genome shotgun sequence genomic region:
- the LOC141708757 gene encoding peroxidase 45-like: protein MGSQRISSVPLVSILIFIFPLLLLITHSRAQLSTNFYRNSCPNVESIVQAAVKTKFQQTFVTAPATLRLLFHDCFVRGCDASVMLASPTANAEKDHPDDISLAGDGFDTVIKAKAAVDSDSKCRNKVSCADILALATREVVALTGGPRYTVELGRRDGRISTKASVQRRLPHANFNLDQLNSMFSSHGLSQTDMIALSGAHSLGFSHCNQFSKRIYGKQIDPTLNRGYALQLRQMCPLKVDPRIAINMDPTTPQTFDNAYYQNLVQGKGLFSSDQILYTDTRSRSTVQQFASSKTAFNNAFVSAITKLGRIGVLTGNKGEIRRDCTAIN from the exons atggGGAGTCAAAGAATAAGTTCTGTGCCTCTGGTGTCTATTCTGATCTTCATCTTCCCCTTGCTGCTCCTGATAACTCATTCCAGGGCTCAGCTAAGCACGAATTTTTATCGAAACTCGTGCCCGAATGTGGAATCTATTGTCCAAGCTGCTGTCAAGACAAAGTTTCAGCAAACCTTTGTTACTGCTCCTGCAACCTTAAGGCTTCTTTTCCATGATTGCTTTGTCCGG GGTTGTGATGCTTCAGTGATGCTAGCTTCACCTACTGCTAATGCAGAGAAAGATCATCCAGATGATATTTCACTTGCTGGAGATGGATTTGACACTGTCATCAAAGCTAAGGCTGCTGTTGATAGTGATTCTAAATGCCGGAACAAAGTCTCTTGTGCTGATATCTTAGCTCTGGCTACCCGAGAAGTTGTGGCCTTG ACGGGAGGACCGCGATACACAGTTGAACTGGGACGAAGAGATGGGAGGATATCTACCAAGGCCAGTGTTCAACGCAGGCTTCCACATGCTAATTTCAACTTGGATCAGCTTAATTCTATGTTTTCATCCCATGGTCTAAGCCAAACAGATATGATTGCGCTTTCAG GCGCACATAGTCTTGGTTTCTCTCATTGTAACCAATTCTCAAAGCGAATATACGGAAAACAGATTGATCCGACCCTGAACAGAGGATACGCCTTGCAGCTCAGACAAATGTGCCCACTAAAAGTTGATCCGAGAATCGCCATAAACATGGATCCCACCACGCCACAAACATTCGACAATGCCTATTACCAAAACCTTGTCCAAGGAAAAGGCCTGTTTAGTTCTGATCAAATATTATATACTGATACCAGATCAAGAAGCACGGTTCAACAGTTTGCATCAAGCAAAACTGCTTTCAACAATGCTTTCGTATCCGCTATTACCAAGCTTGGCAGAATCGGAGTTCTTACTGGAAACAAAGGAGAAATTCGTCGCGACTGCACTGCAATTAACTAG